ACACAAGTGTAACATTTTTAGCAACGCCGGTAAACGGCGGAACCAGCCCGACCTACTTGTGGAAGATCAACGGAGTTGCTCAGGCAGGCAGTACATCTACATTCGTGTATGCCGGCCCGTGGGCGAATGGTGATATTGTAACTGCGACACTAACATCGAGTAATCCGTGCGCGACTACCAATCCATACACTTCGAACAGCATTACCATGAATGTTTCCCTTTCATTAACTGTTGGTGCTGTTATAACTTCTACGCTCAACACCGTTATTTGCCCGACAAGCAGCGTAACCTTTACCGCAGCGGTAACAAATGGCGGAACGGGTGTTGCCTATCAGTGGAAAAAGAACGGGGTAAATGTTGGAACGAGCAATTCAACATACACATTTGCCGGAACCTGGAATGATGGGGATTATATCAATTGTGAAATTAACTCGAGTCTTGGCGGATGTCTTGCCTTAAATCCTGTCACCTCCAATACCATAACAATGAGTGTTTCGCCAAGCATCCCGGTAAGTGTAAATATTGCAGTAAGCCCTGATACAAATATAGTTGCGGGTACAATTGTGACATTTACCGCCACTCCCACCAATGGCGGCACCAACCCATCGTACCAGTGGAAAATAAACGGAGCAAACCAAGGTAGCAATCAGCCAACCTTTGTTTGGATTTACTTCAATGACGGAGATAAGGTAACGTGCGATATCGTGTCCAATTTAGGAAGTTGTGTGACTTATAATGCGGGTACCACCTCTGTTTCAAATATTTTAAGGATGCACCCAACCGGACAGTACACCTATTACTGGGTAAACGGTACCGGAAGCTGGACAGATCCGACGCACCTGCACTGGGCACTCAGCAGCGGCGGCACACCTTACAATATGGTACCTGTGGCCGGGAATGATGTAAGGTTTGATATTAATTCATTTACCGGTGCCGGTCAGACTGTGACCATGGATAACAATGCGGCATGCAAGAGCATGGATTGGACCGGCGCTAAGTTCAATCCAACCTTACAGTGTGTGCCGGCAAATAATAATCTGGAAATTTATGGATCGCTTACGCTGATACCGGCCATGAATTTTAGTTTTTCGGGATACGTGTACTTTAAATCAACAAGTACCGGGAATACAATTACTTCTGCAGGGAAATCGTTCTCGAGAGATGTATATTTTAACGGTGCGGGAGGTGGCTGGACACTTCAGGATAACTTAACTATTTCAAACTCCTATTCCTTGTCACTAAACGCGGGAACACTGAATTCAAACAATATGACCATTAACTGCGGATACCTGTATTCTCAGCCATGTCCGGCGACCGCACGCACGCTCACACTGGGTTCATCGACTGTAAATATTTACTATAGCATGAACTTCTACAACGAACTGTTTACATTTAACAGCGGAACTTCAACGATTAAACTTACCAATAGCGGGGCTTCGTTATCCGGCTCCAGTTGTACCGGGGTTTACAGAAAGTTTGATTTCAATAATGTTGAATTCACGAATAGTGCGGGTACGGCCAGTATAAGTTATGATCAAAGCTACGGGCGATTTCTATTTAATAATATGACCTTCACTTCCCATGCGAACATTAATGGTAATAATAAATTTACAAACTTAAATTTAGCATCGGGGAAAACCTATACGTTTGAAGCCTCCAGAAAAGACACCATCACGGGTATATTGACGGCAAACGGAGGGTGCGGCAATAACATCGTCATCAAATCCAATTCAACAGGCACTCAGTTTACCCTTACCAAAGATGGCGGAACAATTGATGTAAATTATGTATCACTCCAGGATTCTAAAACAGCCGGAACGGCAACCTTTAATGCTAATAGCTCCACTGTTATTTCTAATGTCAGCGGGTGGAATATAACTCTGCCACCGGGAACCAACGCGGATTATTATTGGTTTGGAGGGAGCGGAAACTGGAGTGATGCTTCACACTGGTCGCTTGACGCAGTTCCACCAAGGACAGCAAACCCGGCAGGATGTATTCCAGGATCGACTAACAATGTGTTCTTTGATGCAAGTTCAGATTTATCTGCCGGTTATACCGTTACTATGGACGTAAGCACTGCGGCCTGTAAAAATATGGATTGGACAGGGGCGGAATTTAACCCAACGTTCCAGTGTGTACCTGCTAATAATAATCTTGAGATTTACGGATCGCTGACCTTGATACCAGCCATGAATTTTAGTTTTTCGGGCTATGTGTATTTCAAATCAAGCAATACCGGGAATACCATTACTTCAGCAGGGAAATCATTCTCAAGAGATGTTTATTTGAATGGTGCGGGAGGCGGATGGACCCTTCAGGATAACTTAACTATTTCAAACTCCTATTCCTTGTCACTAAACGCGGGAACACTGAATTCAAACACTATGACGATTAACTGCGGGTATCTGTATTCTCAGCCATGTCCGGCAACGGCCCGCACACTGAATCTGGGTTCATCGACTGTAAGTATTTACTATAGCATGAACTTCTATAATGAACTGTTTACATTTAACAGCGGAACATCAACGATTAAACTTACGAATAGCGGGGCTTCACTTTCGGGATCCAGTTGCACCGGGGTTTACAGAAAGATTGATTTCAACAATGTTGAATTCACGAGTATTGCGGGTACGGCCAGCATAAGCTATGATCAAAGCTACGGGCGCTTTTCATTTAATAATGTGACATTCCCCTCCCACGCAAACATTAACGGTAATAACAAATTTGTAAATCTCAACTTAGCATCCGGGAAAACCTATACGTTTGAAGCCTCCAGAAAAGACACCATTACGGGCATACTGACGGCAAACGGAACCTGCGGTAATAATATCGTCATTAAATCCAATTCACCCGGCACTCAGTTTACCCTCACGAAAAATGGGGGCACCATTGATGTAAATTATGTATCACTCCAGGATTCTAAAACAGCCGGAACGGCAACCTTCAATGCAAATAGTTCTATTGCCCTTTCTAATGTATCCGGATGGAATATTACATCATCGTCCGGTACAAATGCAGATTTCTTCTGGATTGGAGGAAACGGGTCATGGAGCGATCCAACGCATTGGAGCACCGTGAGTGGCAACTCTGCTTTTTCAAGTGGTTGTATACCGGGATCGGGCAACAATGTTTTCTTCGATGCCAATTCAGATAATTCAGCCGGCTATACCGTTACGATGGACGTTCCGACCGGTGCCTGTAATAATATGAATTGGACAGGTGCGGAATATAACCCAACGTTCCAGTGCGTGCCGGCGAATAATAATCTTGAGATTTATGGATCGCTGACCTTGATACCTGCCATGAATTTTAGTTTTTCGGGCTACGTGTACTTCAAATCAAGCAATACGGGTAATACGATTACCTCGGCAGGTAAAACTTTCTCGCGAGATATTTATTTTAACGGTGCGGGAGGTGGCTGGACACTTCAGGATAATTTAACTATATCAAACTCCTATTCCTTGTCGCTTAACTCCGGAACACTGAATTCAAACAATATGATTATTAACTGCGGATACCTTTATTCTCAGCCATGTCCGGCAACCGCACGCGTACTGAATCTGGGTTCATCGACTGTAAATATTTACTATAGCATGAACTTCTACAACGAACTGTTTACATTTAACAGTGGAACATCAACGATCAAACTTACCAATAGCGGGGCTTCGATATCCGGTTCAAGTTGTACCGGGGTTTACAGAAAAATCGATTTCAACAATATTGAATTCACAAATATTTCCGGTACTGCCAGCATTAGCTACGATCAAAGCTATGGACGGTTCTCATTTAATAATGTAAGTTTTTCATCTCATGCAAATATTAATGGCAACAACAAGTTCGTGAATCTGGTATTCAGTGCAGGAAAAACATACACGTTTGAGGCCGGAAGAAAAGACACAATCAACGGGACATGGACACTTCCGGGGGGAAGCGGAAACATTCTGGTACTTAAAACAAATTCTCCCGGTTTGCAAGTCACTATTTACAAACCGAGTCTCTGCGTTTTAGGCGACTGGATGAATATAACGGACATCAATGTAACCGGAGGCGCCCAGTATTATTGCGGGCCGCCGGCTCACAGCTCAATAGCTAACAGCCCCGGTTGGCATCTGGCAACAAGCAATTCATTGTGGCTGGGGTATTCGACAAACTGGAACGACCCTGCCAACTGGGATTTGAACGGTGCCATCCCTAATCTTGCAACTAAGGTAAAGCTTACTTCTTGTGCGTATAACCAACCGGTAATTACATCATCGGGGGCGTATTGCGACAGCCTATACATTGAAAACGGCGGAAGCCTAATATTGCAGGGATCAAATTCTCTGGATGTATATGGTAACTGGGGAATGCAAGCCGGTGGCATCTTTAATGCAAACAACGGAACCATTAATTTCAAAGGCAATACAATATTAGATGTGAATGCACCTATTCAGCTCCATGGCCTTACAATCGCCAGCGGCAATACGCTGACCATGGTTGGCACTGATGTACTTCGCGTAAACGGTGACTTTACTAATAACGGGACCTTCAATCCGGCTAGCGGAAAAGTTGCGTTCAACGGCAGTGGTCAGCAAACAATTAAAACAAGCGGAACCGTTTTCAATAAAATTGAATTCAACAACACACATTCCGGATGTGATGACCTGTTCCTTACCGATAACCTGACCTTCAGCGACAGCGCCAATTTTATTCATGGTGTTTTGAATTACAGTCCTACAACAGTGAGGTTTACCGTACCATCAGGTGGTAAATGCAACAGCGGAAATGCTGACAGCTACGTGAACGGTGAAGTAATTAAAGTTGGGAATACAGCATTCATTTTCCCGATTGGCAGCTGCTACTGGGCGCCGCTGGGAATCGATGCACCGGCAACGGCTTCAACTATTGCAGCAACCTACACTTCTGCCCCATCGCCCAACGGTTATTATTCCTGGGATATGTGTCCGGGCTCAGGACTTGACCACACCAGCGGGGTTGAATATTGGGATGTGACCACTAACAATGACCATCCACAACTCACGCTTTACTGGAAAGACGGCGCCCACAGCGGTGTAAACTCTATAGCTCAGACAGAGTTTGCTCATTATGAAGACTGCGGCGGTACAGACCACTGGGTGAAAAAAACCGGTTCAAAAGGCGGAACAGCAAGCAACGGTTGGGTAAAGAGTATCGGACTTACCTCGTATAGTCCTGTAACGTTGGGTTCAACAACAGGACCAAATACACTGCCCGTTACCATGTTGAACTTCGATGCTGTATGTTTGGGCAACAAAGTACAGCTTAACTGGCAAACAGCATCGGAGACCAACAGCGACTACTTCCTTGTTGAATCAAGTACCGATATGACAACCTGGAAAACTGAAGGGAAAGTAAGTGCTGCAGGCAATTCGAGCGAACTCAGAAATTACAGTTTCACCATTAATCAGCCCAATAAAGGAGATAATTATATCAGAATTAGGCAATTTGACTTTAACGGATTGAGCTATAAATATGGTCCGGTTGGAACAAATTGTGCAGGTGCTGAAGCCAAAGTGGAAATTTTCCCGAACCCGTTTGATGAGCAATTGAATATTCATTGTGCCGGTTATGCGGGAAAGGATGTGAAGATTGTGATACGGGATATCGAAGGCAGAACTGTCTATTCAAAACAATACAACGCACTGCCTGATGAAAATATAATTCTAGATTTCAAATACCTCACCCCCGGTATGTATCATGTTGAATTTCTATCAGGTGACAAGACCGAGTATTTTAAGGTAGTGAAGAACTAAGAACTAAAAATTAAAAACCAAGAACTAAGAATTTAAACAACTAAAAATTAAATAATACGGCCGTGGCAGAGGAAAATGTTTTAAAGGCAAAGTCTTATGCTTTTGCATTAAGAGTGGTAAGAATGCATCAACACCTGAGTGATAAGAATCGAGAATTTGTACTCTCGGAGCAGGCATTACGAAGTGGAACCTCCATAGGCTCACTTATACGAGAGGCGGAATCTGCAGAATCTGATACAGACTTCATTCATAAGTTGAGTATTGCGTTGAAAGAAGCACATGAAACAGCCTATTGGCTGCTCTTATTAAAGGACACAAAGTATATAGATGCTAAAATCTACACTTCAATATCTAATGACTGTAATGAAATAATAAAAATTTTAGCTTCAAGTATAATCACATTAAAAAGTAAAAAGAGAAAAAATAAAGTTGCGCTCCTTTAGCGAATTTAAATTATTTTTAGTTCTTAGTTTTTAGTTTATAATTAACAAAATCCTATGAAAAAATCAATTGTATTACTCCTAAGCATGGCGATATTGTCATTCGCCGGACATCAACTGAAAGCTACTAATTACTATTGGGTGAACGGAGGCGGGAACTGGAGCGACCATCTTAACCACTGGGCTACGACTTCAGGAGGAACTACATTTCATGCGGTAGTACCCAGCCCGTTTGATAATGTTTATTTCGATGCAAACTCCGGATTTACATCAACGAATAGAACCGTTAATGTTGACCAGACCATTGAAACCTGCCTTGATATGGACTGGAGTAATGCTCCCGCAAGTCCCATTCTCAGTGGTCCGAGTACCAACACTTTGAAAATATATGGCAGCCTGAAATTTATTCCGGCGATGTCTCTGAGTTTTTTCGGCAGAATCTATTTTGAAGCAACGAGTACCGGAAACACAATTACTTCTGCCGGAAAAGTGTTCAATAACGATATCTACTTTCAAGGAGTCAACGGAGGCTGGACACTGGCGGATGCTATGAATACGGGCAGTTACTCTATTATTTTCTATTCCGGGATCTTCAACACCAATAATAACAGTGTCAATTGCTATAGTTTTTCATCTTCGCCACCGAGTACTGCCGCAAGAAGCATTCTTCTGGGAAGTTCTGTAGTTACCATGACATCTTCATCATCAAGTGCTTTTTATTTATGCAATGATAATCTGACTCTGAATGCAACCTCTTCCACCCTGCTTTTTACCGGATCGGGAGGTGGAATAAGTCTTTCAAGTAATTACGGAGTATTGGTGAATCTTAGTTTCAACAATGTAGAATTCACAAATTCAACAGGAACATCTCAGATTTATTATTCACCATCATACGGAATCGCGACTTTTAATGTTGTTACCTTCGTAGGCAGTGGCAGATTGCGCGGCAATTTCACATTCGATTCTCTTATGTTCAGTGCCGGTAAAATCTATGAGTTCGAGCCTAACAGAACCCAAACAATTCAAACGTTGTTATCAGCACCCGGAACATGCAATGCACCTATTACACTGCGTTCCACCACAGGCGGGCAGCAGTCATCTATCAGTAAAACAAGCGGGACAGTACTCGTTGATTATGGAATTTTGCGGGACATGATTGGTACCGGCGGTGCATCATTTATTGCGAATAATTCTACTGACCTTGGAAACAACAGTGGCTGGACAATCAACATGCCGACACCTCGCAATCTATACTGGGTGCCCTATTCAGGAAGCGGAACCGGCAACTGGGATGACAGCAACCACTGGTCATTGACCAGCGGCGGCACGGGTGGACAATGTATTCCAAGTGCTAATGATAATGTATTTTTCGATGGCGCATCGTTCACCGGAAACGGGCAAACATGCACCGTCAATATCAATGCGGCCTGCAAAGACATGACCTGGACGGGTGCAGGCACTTACAACCCAAATTTTGCCGGACCGAGTACGAATGTACTGAATATTTATGGCTCACTCACCTTTATCAGCGCTATGAACCTCAGCTTTTCCGGACGCGTATATTTTGAAGCAAATACAACGGGAAAGACTATTACATCGGCCAGTCAAATTTTCAAAAATGATGTGTATTTTGAAGGTGTGGGCGGTGGCTGGACATTGCTGGATGCTTTCAACACCGGCAGCTATTCTATAATTTATTATGTAGGGACTCTTAATACCAACAGCAGGACCGTAACCTGTTATAGCTTCTCATCATCGCCGCCCAGCACGGCACCCAGAGTATTGCTATTTGGAACCTCTTTGGTAACAATGACTTCATCGTCGTCAAGCGCATTCTATTTATGCAATGATAACCTTACGATGAACGCGACTTCTTCAACGCTGCGTTTCACAGGATCGGGCGGTGGCATCAGCCTATCAAGCAATTACGGTGTGTTAGTTAACCTCAATTTCAATAATGCTGAATTCACCAATGTTACGGGCACTTCACAGATATATTATTCTCCTTCTTACGGGATTGCAACTTTTAACGTTGCGACATTCAGCAGTAGTGGGCGGTTTCGCGGAAACTTCACCTTTGATTCTCTGATGTTTACTTCAGGAATGATTTATGAATTTGAACCAAACAGAACCCAGACGATTCAAACATTATTATCTGCTAATGGAACCTGTAACAGCCCTATTACCATGCGTTCTACAACAAGCGGCTCACAATCGACCATCAGCAAAACAACCGGAAGTATAACAATTAGTTATACTTCCTTACGCGATATGGTTGCAACCGGTGGAGCGTTATTTACCGCCAACAATTCCACAGATCTGGGCAATAATACCGGATGGATAATTAACTCACCGACACCAAGAAACCATTTTTGGGTTGGTGGTAACGGCAACTGGGATCAAACGGCACATTGGTCGCTAAGCAGCGGTGGCTCAGGCGGGCAGTGTATTCCAAATGCATATGATAATGTATTTTTTGACAATAATTCATTCTCCGGTTCAGGGCAGGCCTGCACGATTAATATCAACGCAGTATGCCGCGATATTGACTGGACGGGAGCTCAATATACACCCACCTTTTCAGGAAGCAGTACAAATATTTTAAGCATCTACGGTTCGCTTAAATTCATCAGTGCAATGAATTTAAGTTTTAGCGGCAGGGTATATTTTGAAGCCACCTCTACCGGAAAAACAATAACCACAGCCGGAAAAACCTTTAACAATGATGTCTATTTTCAGGGATATGGCGGGGGCTGGTCACTACTGGATGCAATGAACACAGGAAGTTATTCGGTTATATTCTACACCGGCTCATTGAATACAAACAACAATAATCTTAATTGTTACAGCTTTTCATCATCGCCCCCGAGCACAGCAGCACGCATAATCAACTTTGGCACATCAGTAATCACCATGACCTCGTCATCATCGAGTGCGTTCTATCTGTGTAATGATAACCTTACGTTTAATGCCACTTCATCCATAATGCGGTTTACCGGATCAGGAGGAGGCATCAGCCTTTCAAGCAATTATGGCGTTCTTGTTAACCTTGCTTTTAACAAAACTGAATTCAATAATACGACGGGAACCTCACAGATATATTACTCACCGTCGTACGGAATTGCAACTTTCAGCAAAGCAACATTTTTAGGTAATGGAAGACTGCGCGGAAACTTCACTTTTGATACACTTAAATTCTCGCCGGGAAAAACTTATGAAATTGAAGTTAACCGCACAGAAACTATCCTCAGCCAAATAGATGCCACCGGTGTGGGAGGT
This genomic stretch from Bacteroidota bacterium harbors:
- a CDS encoding four helix bundle protein, whose protein sequence is MAEENVLKAKSYAFALRVVRMHQHLSDKNREFVLSEQALRSGTSIGSLIREAESAESDTDFIHKLSIALKEAHETAYWLLLLKDTKYIDAKIYTSISNDCNEIIKILASSIITLKSKKRKNKVALL